The DNA window AGGTACACAGCAAATGTTGGAGAACAGTTCTCTGAATGATAGTTTTTCTGTATGCTAGCTACGTTTTCCCTGATTCTGTAACGTGGTTTCAGTTGTCCGCCAAATACCAGTCCCAGGTGTGACGTGGACCGTGAGGGGGGGTGTCCTGGAGCGCAGGGGGCCGCGTGGGCCCTCGAGCCTGACCTGGCTGTGAACCGGGGGCTCTGTCCCTTGGGGCTCCACCTCCCTGAAAAGGGGCCATTGGATAAATATGAAGTGCTTGGCCAAGTCTGTGGCACtatttttaccttaaaaacaaacacatgtcACCCAGAGCCCCGGAGGTCTGCCAAAGGCTGTTCTGCTCTGTGTGGTCTCAGAACATCGAGCCTGGCCTTTGTGCGTCTTGCGGGATCTTggctccctgatcagggatggaacccgtgccccctgcagtggaagcgcagagtcctaagcgctggaccgccagggaagtcccgttccGGGTCTTCTCATAACCGCTCCTGGGACAGACGTGGTTGACATCGAACCAGAACTGTGACCCCGGGGACCCGTCAGCTACACCCCACGTAGGCAGGGCACTGCCGCAGTTTTTGGACAAGGGTTTCTCACAGCAACTTTCCAAAAACAaccatcccttttttttttcttcagtcacGTAACATTAACTGTTTCTGATAAAGCTGCACATGAGTCGTGTGGTTTCTACTTGGACGCTAACGTTAGGAGCGACATTGTGCTCTCGATCCTTTTTCCcctgagaggaagggaaagaagcgTCTAGGTGTACATGCTGTGCGGGAGATCTGCCGGCAACGGAGGAGAAGTTGATCAAGTGTTTCCTCGACGAGGGTCGCTCCCTCTCCCGGCCCGCAGGTTTCCCGGCCTCACAGCCTCCCTCTAACACCTCGCCAAGGCCAGCCCTGCTCCTGGGCGCAGGGGGCTGTGGGCCCCCGTCCAgggcccccgccccctccagacTCTTCCgttgggggcggggcctggcagcccccactccctcctgctctccccacTGGCTGGCCTGCCTCCCGTCcgctcctcttcctccctggcGACCCCACGGCCACCCCCAAAGTGCACTGCAGGGTGGAGGCTGCCGGTCCCACGGTGCGATCTCCTGGTTTGTGCGGCCTCTAGGGCACCTGTTCTCCTGGCCGCTCCCCCCGGCCTCCTTACCCTGTCCCAGCACCAGCCCCCCACCCGTGGGAGCACCTTGGCCTCGTCTCTCCCAGGTCCCTGGTgcctcccacctctctctctcgaAGCCCCCAGACCCGTACTGTCAGATAGCTGGGGGCAACGCTTGCCATGCAAGGGAGCGGATCACAGGTTTCTGGGGTTCGGACGTGGGCGTCGTGGGGGCAGGTGTTCCGCCCAGCGCACGCCGCCTCCGCCTCAGCATCCCCCCACGCGTGCCCGGTTCCGTGCCTCGCGCCACAGCCGGGTCAGTTGCCCTCGGCGCAGACCGCGGCCCTCTCCCTGGGGCTCGCGCTCCCGTGCGCAGCAGCACCAGCTTCTCTGGACCCTGCCTCGCAAGCCTCTCTcgttccccccaccccgccccccagcgGGGCTCCGGCCTTCTCAGGACAGCCCCGCCTCTGCCCCTTCTGACCCGCCCCCATCAGCCGCCAGAAATAGTCGTACTACAGACTCCTGACTGTATTCCTAGAAACCGCAAGCTCTCTCCACATATTTTTCAGTTTCGTGTCTTTCTTCCCATGATACGTATTCTGAGTCATCTCGCTGACTGCTTTCTAACCACAGGATTCCTGTGTGCAGCGAGTTTTGGAACCGGACAGGCAAGCGTGACGCAGGCTAGCATGTGCGCATGCGGAAATGGCCAGTCACCCTACACCGGCCGGAACAGGCAAAACTTCTCTTTTACAAGGAAAATGTGCAATTGAAACCCGTTTTCGTCAGAGGCCCTCAGTTTCTTAAGTCAGTGACTAAGTTAAGACACTGTGGCAAGAGTCCCACGTGGGTACCAACCACATTAATTGTCACCAGGCAACAGAGGCCGCGTCAGTGCGTGAGCGGTGTCCTCATCGAGCAGAGGCTGGAAACCGAAGAACGTGGGCCGTTTGGTCACCCAGGCACCAGGCAGGGCTAAgcttcccttccccacacctgCTTGGTGACAGTCTCGACACAGGCAATGATTTTGTTTCAGCACGTGTGGTTTCATGGGACAGACCTTCTGTCTGGGGAGATGACAAAGTTCCCGAGATGGCTGGGATGATGGTTGACAACATTGTGAGTGAAGACggtgaattttatgttgtgtattattttaccacaatttttaaaatcatccttCACGTTAAATTAAccatttaattatattattaatctaAATTGTATTCGTTTCGTGGGCTTCTCTCTgtctaatttgaattttattggcGTTTTATAAGTTGCGAGGGCTAGGAGCATACGCTCGTCTCCGGCCTCTGTGTGTGTTGAAGTAACATTATCACAAATAAAACCTTGTCCATCCCTGGGAGTCTGAGTCCCTGTTACTCCTTCCAGCGGGGCTTCCAGCTGGAGAAGCCCACCTGCAGGGTACCCAGGCCCCTCTGGGCGAGTCCTGATCCGACCTCCCAGGGGGGCTGAGGACCGGCTCAGACACCCCGTGTGATGAGGCCTCGCCTGACCCCCACCACCCACAGTGGACCCCGCCTGCCCTGCTCGTGCCCCACCAGGCGCGGCCTCCTCATCACCGTGGCTTCCAGAGCTGCCCAGCGGCTCTCCAAGCAGGTGAGTGAACTGCGATGATAGAAGACCAGGTCCAGGGGCCCCAGGGCAGGGACCAGGCTGCCTCTCTGCCCATCGTGCCCGGCCGTGACCGAGACCCAGGATTTGCCCTTCACACCGCCTAGTCCCAGCAAGAGGTCCACCACGGACCCTAGGGCGGCTCTCCCACCCCCCGAATCGCCACCCGCCACCCCAAGGGTCCCCTCCCCGGGCAGGGTTGATGCCACGTGCACAAGAACACACACCTCTTGGTTCTGGGAGCTCTGAAATGTGTGGTCCGTTCACACACCCACCCACGCATCCACACCTTCATTCAGTAGGTTCTCAGCCAAGGGCTAGCGGCTCAGGTGGGGCGGTGGGGAGGGGCCCTTCGCCTCCCTCTAGCTGGTGACCGCACAGTGGAGCCCCACCTCCCTTTCTCACCTGGCAGGACCAGCCCTCTCCCCGTTGCTGCAGGCTCCAGGGAGATGAGTGATGGTGAGTGGCTGGGAGTTGCTTTCACATGGTAAAGACCACGATGTCATTACTGTAATTATTCCGGAGTGACGGCACATGTTTAAAATGACTTGCCTTTACGCCAACTTGAGTGGGTATGAGACTCTCGGGGATCACACGTTCATTTCCTGAGGTCTTTGGAGGCATCAGATGATACCTGGGGAACCGGCCCCAGTGCCTGTCACCGAGGAGCACGTGACCCAGGCCCAGCCACCGAGTCCTACTGTGAGAAAGGGGAGTCCTCTGTCATCTGGTCCCGCTGATGTTGTCTGCGGCCCAGACCATAAACCAAAGACTGTGGAAATTCGAATGAACGTAAGTAGACGAACAAGACTAAGAGACCAACTCTTCTTCCTCACACGGTGGGGGACCCTGTAGAGGCAAAGGAGAACAGAATTAATAAGGCAGATGTAATAGGGATAAAGTGAGCAGTACCATGAGAGGCATGGCATCCCCTGCAGCCGACTGCCCGGGTTCGAATCCTGACTCTGCTATTTTGCAGCTACGTGGCGCTAGGCAAATTAACTCACCTACAAAATGGATTATTATAGGACCTACCTCGAAGGAATGGGATGCTGGGGGCATTCTATGACTTGTTCCTAAAGCACCAGGTGGGTACAAGGGCGCCTGCAGCCTCTGTTCCGGGTGCTGTGTCATAACCACGATGACATTTGTGTAGCAGACAGCAGAGCCAAGAGACGTGTCACTGAGTTGCTGAATTGACTTGCTCTGCCTCTGGGCTCCATCACTTGCTAACACTTCTTTTTACAATTCTTTAAGACACTTTGGTTGGATTTTCTGATATTTGATGCACTGAAAGGCATCATAGTGGTCAAATGGGAATTTAGAACATAAAGATGGTGTTTCaaatcagtgaggaaaaaaattcaataattggGGTTAGGACAACTGGGAAAGATTATTGCATCCTTACCTCCCTCCTTCTACCAAAATAAATCCCAAATGCATCCaagatttggattttttttcaatatgaagCAACCCTGGGAGAATTTATCATcttgaagaggaaggagagggccATAAAAGACTGGTCAATTCGACTACATGACAAACTAAAAGTGCCTACCTgtcaaaaaatattataaaccagTTTGAAGACATGACCCCTTGTGAAATGGTTGTAGCTGAAGGAGATGAAGTTTAGGGTGAAGAgcctgcccaaagtcacccacTCAGCCACTTGTCAGCTAGTGTTTGGTGAGCACCTACTGCGTACGGGGTGGACGTCACCAGGACGGAGCTGCGTCCAGGAGCTACCTTCATGGAGCTTCCAATCCAGTGGGAGAGGCGCGGTGCTCACAGCCTCCCAGGAGGGCGACACTGGGCTGCCTGCGACACCCACTGGGTCCCCACAGCCGGGCTCTGGGTCCTCATGACTCTGAACATCCAGTGTCAGGACCCACGTGGGGGACGAGGCCCCGCGGAGGGAGGGATCACAGCTTTGCCCACAGGCACTTACTGCTCACCGGTATTGAACTCACAGCCTGCATCTCCCGTGAGTCAATTTGGGGGTACTCTGCCTTCCCCTGGGGCTTCCAGGGGACGAGGCCAACGCAGAGCCCAGTGAACTTGGTGCTGGTTTGTTATTATCCTGAGATAGTAACTGCCTTAGgcgttggggaggaagaaaaggacttGGGACAAATTAAGCATGGTGCTGATGTGGAGACAAACAGAAACAATTATAAGTGGAGAAACTGAAGTCCTGAGAGTGGCAGTGATTTGTCAAGTCACAAGGCAGAGATAGGACTGGAACCCAAGCCTCCTGACTCCAAGGCCCATGCAATATCTAGGACATCTAACTGTGTTTCAGGGAAGGGGCCTTCTGAGCTGGGTTTCATAGGATAAATAGGAGTTTGCCAGATGGTGAGTAGTTTAGGCACaggaaacagcaggtgcaaaggccaaGAGGCATGAAATTGGAGGGTTTGTTCAGGAGGCAGCAAGTAGATTAGTGGGGCTGGTTCCAGGCAGGTTCAGGAGAGTTACACGGAAAAAAATGTGGTAGCACACACATATTATCCCTTAGGAAGAAGGTGGCACTGGTTAAAGCTGTATAgcagctttggggttttttaaagtgctttgggGCTTCCCTCTTGTTTTAGTCTCACAGAAACCTTGAATTGTATTAAGGGAGGTGTCTTCCCCTtttgacaggtgaggaaatgggGGTGCAGAGGAATTTGGTGATTAGCACGGGGTCTCGCAGCAGGAAGGGGAGGAGTGAGGTCTCCAGTCACTCTGCCAGACCAAGAGagccagcctgccctgcagaACTTTCTAGTCCCCCGACAGGCCCCGAAAGTGGcccagcttggggtggggggggcgaaGCCAGGACCCCCCTGGGGAAGGCTGTCCCGTCTCACCACAGGCACCACCAGGGCGGGAGTAACCCCAAAAGCTAAAATAAGGCTCGTGTGCTCCAAAAATACTCTGCTGAAAGCACTGTGGTCCTGGAAATGGGCCCGTCTGCTGGCTTCCCGCCCGGGGAATCAGGGTGGAGCACGAAAGCCACACTTCCGTCCCCACCACTTTTATTTGGGGAAATCAAGCCCTCGCCACCGCCACCGGAGCTGCCTCGATCCATGCAACGCTTGCTGGAGGGAGTCTGGGCACAGACGCAGGAGAGGTCGGTCACCCACTCACCGTTCACCAGCACGTCCCCGCGGTGGCCttcctgtgccaggccctgctcctGGCATCAGGGCACAGCAGGGAGCACGGCCAACCAAGGTGCAggaagcctgggggtggggagcagatcAGGGCGGGTTCATCGTGCTGTGAGGACGCAGTGAGAAGATGCAGACAAGGTCACGAGTCCCGCCCGCATCAGTGCATTGTTCGTTCACTTATTCAGGACCCCCTGTGGGCTTAGCCTAGCTGACCTCGTGGgttcctcccagcagcctctgagCTACTGACCTCTGACCTGTCCCCCTTTAACTTCACCACCTTGGCTCCaaacctttctctttcttctgaaaCCCCATCATGGGCCCCTGACCTCAGCGCCTACCTCCAAAGCAAACAGGCAGGCCGGCGGGAGCCCGCAAGCCTTCCTGGCCCCTCTCAGCAGGCCGGTGGCTGCCCTCACCCCGCACCTCTGGCCTCCAGCTCCGCTGCCTGGCTCAGACCCTCTCAGCCTCTCTTCTGGAACAAGCACTTGCTTCCTCCCCGACTCCCCTGGGATCTCTCCAGCCGAAGGCCCCTCTCCACACCCGGGCCTGAGAGCCAGCCTGATTCTCAGCTTACACACTCACTTCATGTTTCTGTCTTCACAGCATGTTTCCCAAATCTCAGTGATTCCAGGGCCAGCTTGCAAATTTTTGCCTTAGCCATGTGCCAcctgttcttttatttacttacctTTTCCTTCGAAGTGACTCTCTTTCCTcactgaattttaaatgaaaagggaaTAGGATGTCTTCatgacaaaaggaaaacaatctgTGGCAGACATGGCTGGTGTCCCTACTGTCTGTTCACACCTTCTCGCTTTACACTAGAGCCCTGACTTTTAGCTGCCCAGATCCAGGCTATATTTCCCAACCCCACTTGTAGCAAGGTATGGCCATTCAACCGAAGTTCTGCACATGAGCAGAAGCGGTGGTTGGAACTTcctagaagtatttttaaaaggagggggATGTGCGCTTCAGcatccccttcttccttccttctagcTGGAATGCAAACATGATAGCTGGAGCATGGGCAGCTACGTTAGACCATGAGGGAGTATAGCAACAAGATAGAAGGAGGCTGGGTTCCTGATGGTCATGGAACCTCCCTACTGGCCTTGGAAGGCTTATCTCAGGACTGCATTTGtatgagagaaataaacttctctcACGGAGGCCACTGTGATTTGGGGATTTCAGACGTTTGCTATAAACCCAATACTGATTGAAACACCATGTCACTTGGAGTAAGCAGAAGATGACAATGAATGCGgtgaaaaataatattctaaaactgTGGATAGATTCAGCTGCCCTTCAAGGCTCTAAACCCAAGAGCTGctctttctgtttaaaaaaaaaagacattagtcATCATTAGGCTGAGACTGAATCTGTTTGTTCAGGACTGATGGATCATTGAAAATGGAATGTCTTTCTCACCATGTGACTCGGTGCTATATAGTGCCAGGTCCCTTACCTCACTGCTCCCTAAAATCATCCAGCTGATCACACCCCACAGGCTGAAAGCACAGCACAATAGGATGAAGCCTGCACAGCCGCCTATTGACACCCCCCGCTCCTAGCCTGGAACCACCCTTCCATGCCCTCCCCCAGGGCTCCGCCGTAAGCAGCAGCCCAGCTTCCAGCCACAGACGATGTTTATCACCCTCTGGAATTCCATCTcctgctgccctccccaccacccagccTCCGCCCAAACGTTCCCCTGGGTCTTCTTTAGCAGATGTTTCTCAAGAACCCACCGTTTGTGGTTCTGAGCGACGGGTCCAGAGCCAGACAACCACGCCTTGCTCCCTGCTGGCTGGGTGACCTGGGCAAGTTATGTAGCTTCTCCCCACCTCAGTcctgctcatctgtaaaatgggcataaagggTTACATCCATCAGTACATATCATGTGCTTGGAACAGAGCCCAGAACTCACGAAGCCCGCCCCCCACACAAGTTAGCTGCTGTTGTTACATGTCAAGCGAGGGGGCTACAGCAGCGAGCCGGGCAGGTGAGGATTCTgctctcctggggaggcagggtaACCTAGAAGCTCAGAAGACACAGTTCAGCCCCGCCGGCAGCATGACACCCTCTGCGCTGAGCATGTCCTGCTGTGATGGGGGTTGGATGGTGGTGGACCGTTAGGGGCCTGTCTTCCTCACTAGGCAGGGGCCCGTGACGATAGGGAACTCAACTGACATTTGACTTCTGAGCACCTAGCCTAGCGGGAGCCTACACACAGCAGGGGTTTCAGGAAACGGTATCAACAGAGGAATGCGCGTGTGAGATGCCAGATGGGCAAGGACAGCGAGGCTGAGGGCAAGGCGGCCCAGGGCCCCTGACCTGTAGGTGCTCCTTCCAACCCAGGTCTccgcccccagcccagcaccGTTCCTTCTGCAGCCGCAGCAAAAGGCTTTGAGTGGCTTTCTTCCTGGCACAGGTGACCTCACTGACACACGTGTGCAGACGTGCGGGTGGAGGAAATGTTAGCTGTGTGGAGCCCAGGCCTTGAAGTCATCAAACTGGGTTTGAATTCAAACTCTCCTGTGTGtttgctgtgtggccctgggcaagtttACATGAGCTCTCTGAGCCCCATCTTCCTCACTGAGAAACTGGCTGTTGATGCCGTGATCTATTCCTGTATAACAAACGACCCCAACACTTAGCGGCTTAAACTACCAGTTATGTCCTGTCTGCCGGGGTTCCTGTGGGTCAGACACTCAGGAGGGCTCAGTGGACTGGTTCTGGTTCCAGGCCTCCAGTTTGGGCTTCCTCCCAATATGGCGGCCTGAGTGTGGCTGAATCACCTACGAGTGGCTCGGGGCTCACGGCCAGTGTGAATCCGCAGCCCACCCAGGTTCAAGGGCAGGGGAATTAGACCCCACTCCTTGGTGGGACAGTGGGAAGGTTCTAGAAGAGCGTGTGGGACAGGAGATGTTGTTGCAACCctcttttggaaaatacagttgcCACAGATGATAACACTCATGCCGGCCTCAGAGGGGGCCCAGGAGGGTTTCTAGGTGGAAAACACCTGAAACAGCGTAGGTGCCTAATAAGTGACCTCTGTGGTGATTACAACCACGATTGATTGGCTCCCCTCCTACCCTTCCTTGGTCAGCTTACATCCTGTTCATAATCCACAGGAATCGACTCCCAGGAGACAGCTGGAAGAAGTAAGGATCTGTTGGTTCACTTGGAGTGGCCCTACGCCTGGCGGAAGGAGTGCCAGGGCACTTAGCCCAGGCCAGGTGAGCTTCGGCGACAGCACATGGGAGCTGGGCATTCACAAGGGGCGTTTCCATTCCACCGGGTGAGCACGTGGTGGCCACACTGCCCCACCTGGAGGGCTCAGCCTCCACCATCGGTGTGACGGCCTCTCCATAAACAGTCCCTTCCAGGTCCTGGAGAGCCTTGTGGCTTGATTTCATCTCCCCTCTGACACAGCAGCACTGAATTAAGAATTTCTGCTGAAGGGAAACTGTCCACGGTAGGGGCCAGAGT is part of the Balaenoptera musculus isolate JJ_BM4_2016_0621 chromosome 8, mBalMus1.pri.v3, whole genome shotgun sequence genome and encodes:
- the FADD gene encoding FAS-associated death domain protein isoform X7; the protein is MRESREFSREKAVPRETSGEGVPDARNLRAAFDIICDNVGKDWRKLARHLRVSDAKIEAIEEKYPRNLAEQATEAASVRERCPHRAEAGNRRTWAVWSPRHQAGLSFPSPHLLGDSLDTGNDFVSARVVSWDRPSVWGDDKVPEMAGMMVDNIVSEDGEFYVVYYFTTIFKIILHVKLTI